GCGCACGTCGGCCTGCTCTTCGGCTTCGTGCTCCTGATCGGCGCCGGGCTCGCCGCGGTCGCCATCTTCCGCGGGCCGCCGCTCGTGCACCTGGTCGGCGGAGCCGGCGTGGTCGCGGCCTTCGCCGTGTGGTGCGGGCTCTCCTACACGTCGGCCGCCTGGCCGCAGGTGCTCGTCTGGGTCTCGCTCGCGGTGGCGCTATACCTCGCGGCGCCCGCCGTCGCGGGATGGTGCGCGCGATCGCTCGGCGACGAAGGGCGGGCGAGCCGGCTCGTGGCGCCGGCGCTGCTCTTCGTGTTCCCGTTCCTCGCCGTCCACGAGCCGAGCGTCGCCGCCCCGGGCCTGTTGTTCGGCGTGCTCCTGGGCCTGCTCGGGCTCGTCGCGGCGGTCGCGATCACGACCGAGCACGGGGCGCTGCACTTCCTCGCGGCGTTCTTCGCCGTCGTCGCGCAGGCGGCGTGGTCCGCGAAGCACCTGGCCCCCGAGCGGCTGTACCCGGGTCTTCTCGTCTTCGGTGCCTTCGGTCTCTTCTACATTGCGGTGCCGCTCCTGGCGGCGCGCGCGAAGAAACGCCTCGACCCCGGACCGGCGAGCGCCCTCGTGCTGCTCGCGAGCACGGCGCTCGTGCTGTTCCTGGCGGCGGGCCCGGTGGCGCGCGTCTCGCTGCTCGGGATCGGTGCGCTGCTCGCGCTCCTCAACCTGGGGTTCCTCTCGGTCGTGGCGTCGGGGCCGTGGCGGATCCTGCGGCTCGCGGGCGTTCTCGTATCGTGGCTCGTCCTGGCCGTCTGGTGGGCGACGGCGATGACGGCGACATTGCTGCTGCCGGCGCTCGTGGTCGTTGCGGGCTTCGCCCTCCTGGTGGTCGCCAGCAACGCCTGGACGGCGACCCACGACGCGCGACGCGACGACACGGCGGTCCATGGCGTCGGGCTCGCGCTCGTCGCGCACCTGTTCCTCGTTCGCATCGCCGTCCAGCCGGGTCTCGGCATCCCGCCGTGGCCGCTCTTCGGGGTGCTCGGCGTGCTCGACCTGGCGATCGCGACCGCCGCGCTGGCGGTGCGCGACGGGCGGCCGCACCTGGTGGCGGTCGTCCTCTCGCAGCTCGTCGTGACGGTGTGGAGCGTCGTCGCGCACGCGACGCCCTGGCCGCTGGTGGCGATCGCCGCGTCGGACGGGGTGGTCGTGCTGGCCTTCGTCTGGATCACGCTCGCCGAGCGCCGGCGCTCACCGCTCGAGGCGTTCGCGCAGGCGGCCGTCGGGGCCGCGCTGCTGGCGCAGGTGATCGCGATCCTGGCGGCCGAGGCCGACGACGCGCCCACCGTCGTCTGGCTGGTGGGACAGCACGTCGTCCTCTTGGCCACGCTGCTCGCGATCGCGGCGCGGATGGGCTGGTGGCCCCTGGCGCTGGTCGGCGTCGCACCCGCCGCGCTCGCCTCGATCCTGTGGGTGGCCGGGCACGTCGAGCCCGAGACGTGGCTGCAGGGCTTCGTGTTCGCGGCCGCGCCCTACCTCGTCTTCGTCGCCAACGCGTCGCTGGTACGGCGGCGTGCGGGAACGTCGGTTCTTCCATACCTGGCGGCGACGCTGTCGGGGATCGTGTTCCTCGGGCTCGCGCGGCGATGTCTCATCGTGGGCGAGTGGGACTCGTGGGTGGGCTTCGTCGCCGTGGCGCAGGCGGCTGCGACGCTGCTCCTGCTGCGCGAGCTGCTGGCCGAACGGACGATCCCCCTCGAAGCCGACGGACGCGTAGCCCTCGTCGCGGCGACGGCGCTCGGCTTCGCGACCGCAGCGATCCCGCTGCAGGTCTCGCGGCAGTGGATCACGGTGGCGTGGGCGCTCGAGACCGCGGCCCTCGCGGCGCTCTACCGCCGCATCCGCTTCCCGCAGATCCGCTGGTGGGTGGCGGGGCTCGCGGTGGCGGTGTTCGTGCGGCTCGCGCTCAACCGGGAGATCTTCAGCTACTATCCGCGCGCCGATACCCCCATCTGGAACTGGTATCTCTACACGTACCTCGTGTCGGCGATCGCGTTCTTCGCGGCGGCATGGCTGCTGCGGCCGACCGAGGACCGCCTGGTCGCGGGGCTGCCGCGGATCTCGACGCTCCTTCCGGCCGGCGCGACGGTCCTTCTCTTCCTGCTGCTCAACATCGAGATCGCGGACTTCTATTCCGAGGGCATGACGCTCGCGTTCAACTTCTTCTCGTCGAGCCTGGCGCAGGATCTGACGTACACGCTCGGCTGGGCGGCGTTCGCGATCGCGCTCCTGATCGTCGGAATCCGTCTCGGGAGCCACGGCGCACGCATCACCGCGCTCGGCCTCCTGGTTCTCACGATCGTGAAGGCCTTCCTGCACGATCTCTGGCGTCTCGGCGGGCTCTATCGGGTGGGCTCGTTCGTCGGACTCGCCATCTGCCTGTCGCTGGTCGCAATCCTGCTCCAGCGGTTCGCCTTCGTGCCCAAGGAGGAAGCGTCATGAGGGTCCGCCTCGCAGTCGTTCTCGCGCTCGCGACCGCCGTGTCGGCGGTCGCCGCGCCGCCGCGCTTCCGTCATGCGCGCCCGATCACGCCCGCCGAGTCGGGTCCGAACGGCCTCGTGGTCGACGTGCCGCTGCTCGCCGGCGGACGACCGCTGCGGTTCGACGGCAGTGGACGTCTCGTCGGAGGGCTCGAAGACCTCCGCCTGTTCACGGCCAACGGAGCCGAGGTGCCCTACCTCGTCGTCGCGCAGCCCGTGCCGACCTCGCAATGGACCACCGGGCGGATCGTCCCGATCCTCGGCACCGAGGAATGGAGCGGATTCGAGGTCGAGCTCGCGAGCGCGCAGGCGATCGATCGCGTGCGCCTGACGGGCATCCCGGGGCCGTTCATGAAGCGGGCCCGCGTGGAAGGGAGCGGCGACCGTGCGCGCTGGATCGCGCTCGCCGCCGAGGCGACGCTCTTCGATCTGCCGGCGGAGCGCCTTCGCCGCACCGAGGTCGCATTCGAGCCGCAGACGCTGCGCTACATCCGCGTCACGTGGGACGATCGCAACAGCGCACACGTGCCCCCGCCCACGGGTGCGACGGCCGAGCTCGCCGAGGAGACGGCGGCCCCGGCCCCGGCGCGATTTCAGCTCGCCGTCGAGCGCCGTCCGAGCGAGCCGGGCACGAGCCGCTTCCGGCTGCGTCTACCCGGTCCGGGGCTGCCGATTCGCGCCCTCGAGTTCGAGTGCGACGGCGATCATCTGCTGCGCGGCGTGCGCGTGACCGAGCCGCAGCTCGCGGGGACCGAGCTCGCCCCGCGCGAGCTCGGCGCCGGAACGCTCCGCCGCGCAGTGCGGGACGACCTGGTGGCCGCCGACCTCCACGTCGCCATCGCCGCGCCGAGCGAACCCGAGCTGGAGATCGTGGTGGACGACGGCGACAATCCTCCGCTCGAGCTGCAGAGCGTGTGGGCGGAGATGCCGGCGCTGCCCTGGATCTACTTCGAGAGCGTCGACGGGGCGGGTCTCACCGCGCGCTTCGGCGATCCGGCGCTCGGCGCTCCGCGCTACGACATCGAGGCCATGCGTGATCGCGTGCGCGGCGCGACCCCACCCGTGGCGGCGTGGGGCGACGTCGTCGCCGAGGCCGAGCCGGCGCCGGAGCCGCCCGCGGAGGCCGGCGACGGTGTGCCGGCGGTCGGCGCCGGGATCGACGTCGCGCAGTTCCGCTACCTGC
The Candidatus Eisenbacteria bacterium genome window above contains:
- a CDS encoding DUF3999 family protein; the protein is MRVRLAVVLALATAVSAVAAPPRFRHARPITPAESGPNGLVVDVPLLAGGRPLRFDGSGRLVGGLEDLRLFTANGAEVPYLVVAQPVPTSQWTTGRIVPILGTEEWSGFEVELASAQAIDRVRLTGIPGPFMKRARVEGSGDRARWIALAAEATLFDLPAERLRRTEVAFEPQTLRYIRVTWDDRNSAHVPPPTGATAELAEETAAPAPARFQLAVERRPSEPGTSRFRLRLPGPGLPIRALEFECDGDHLLRGVRVTEPQLAGTELAPRELGAGTLRRAVRDDLVAADLHVAIAAPSEPELEIVVDDGDNPPLELQSVWAEMPALPWIYFESVDGAGLTARFGDPALGAPRYDIEAMRDRVRGATPPVAAWGDVVAEAEPAPEPPAEAGDGVPAVGAGIDVAQFRYLRAVPDGPPGLTALRLDAAALAHSPSLADLRLVDDADRQIPYIIERVGEPTSIDLDAPTPLPPADGRSTARDSRYRVSMPYERLPNARLVVETTARVFERQVGLVVEQPPADKRSESRLERLRTLSWRHGDPDTPAPALTIEVPPLEATAVILTVDDGDNQPLPIVKPRLLLPTYRVRFVRTGGGPLTLVYGARDVAAPRYDLALLAPRLLGASATELAPEPEEESTLASREQHGTVRERQVFWGALTVAVAALLVVLARLLRVEQPAA
- a CDS encoding DUF2339 domain-containing protein → MGMALVAIVAFAALVVAVRALKRLEKLQEEDERKTRALHDLALRVVMLEKGGAQAKAGAPAEPEPKAEPAPARPAPQVVPPAAPSMPPPPRMPAAPPVPPAPAVGAPPFPSPRAERPAPPPRPAETASPKPPPPPPPPPPPRRPWRPPTPPVSIDWEGLVGVKLFSWIAGVALVLAAVFFLRYSIEHGWLSDPVKMAIGLAVGVGLLVACEMRAARRYAVTANAMDAAGIAVLFMTFFAAHARWHLVPQVPTFILMALVTAVAVALSIRRDSLFIAILGLLGGFLTPALLSTGENRPVSLFSYLLLLNVGLAWVAHQKRWAVLTAVSAVLTVLYQWAWVLKFLHSSSLSLAMAIFLVFPILQMGTLLLAESREGETDPIFGHTAHVGAILPLLFAVYLAAVPAYGAHVGLLFGFVLLIGAGLAAVAIFRGPPLVHLVGGAGVVAAFAVWCGLSYTSAAWPQVLVWVSLAVALYLAAPAVAGWCARSLGDEGRASRLVAPALLFVFPFLAVHEPSVAAPGLLFGVLLGLLGLVAAVAITTEHGALHFLAAFFAVVAQAAWSAKHLAPERLYPGLLVFGAFGLFYIAVPLLAARAKKRLDPGPASALVLLASTALVLFLAAGPVARVSLLGIGALLALLNLGFLSVVASGPWRILRLAGVLVSWLVLAVWWATAMTATLLLPALVVVAGFALLVVASNAWTATHDARRDDTAVHGVGLALVAHLFLVRIAVQPGLGIPPWPLFGVLGVLDLAIATAALAVRDGRPHLVAVVLSQLVVTVWSVVAHATPWPLVAIAASDGVVVLAFVWITLAERRRSPLEAFAQAAVGAALLAQVIAILAAEADDAPTVVWLVGQHVVLLATLLAIAARMGWWPLALVGVAPAALASILWVAGHVEPETWLQGFVFAAAPYLVFVANASLVRRRAGTSVLPYLAATLSGIVFLGLARRCLIVGEWDSWVGFVAVAQAAATLLLLRELLAERTIPLEADGRVALVAATALGFATAAIPLQVSRQWITVAWALETAALAALYRRIRFPQIRWWVAGLAVAVFVRLALNREIFSYYPRADTPIWNWYLYTYLVSAIAFFAAAWLLRPTEDRLVAGLPRISTLLPAGATVLLFLLLNIEIADFYSEGMTLAFNFFSSSLAQDLTYTLGWAAFAIALLIVGIRLGSHGARITALGLLVLTIVKAFLHDLWRLGGLYRVGSFVGLAICLSLVAILLQRFAFVPKEEAS